A part of Paenibacillus sp. sptzw28 genomic DNA contains:
- a CDS encoding phosphatase PAP2 family protein, which translates to MKARCYQWLRERDNRMFLWCNHTLSHFVLDRLLRWTTHIGSAACTILCMLGVILFAPEPWRGIGWQGLAALSFSHILAVIVKKKIQRSRPYEAIQGTKILINPLKDYSFPSGHTTAVFSTVTPFLFASDWISYLLLPLAFTVGLSRIYLGVHYPSDCMAGCLIGMATALLIVIVAG; encoded by the coding sequence ATGAAAGCTCGCTGTTACCAATGGCTGCGGGAACGGGACAACCGGATGTTTCTATGGTGCAATCATACGCTTAGCCATTTCGTTCTCGATCGCCTGCTTAGATGGACTACCCATATCGGCAGTGCGGCATGTACGATTCTGTGTATGCTCGGCGTTATCCTGTTTGCACCTGAACCATGGAGAGGAATAGGTTGGCAAGGTTTGGCCGCCCTGAGCTTCAGCCACATTCTTGCCGTTATTGTCAAGAAGAAGATACAACGATCAAGACCTTATGAAGCCATACAGGGGACGAAAATCTTGATCAATCCGCTAAAGGATTATTCATTTCCTTCCGGTCATACGACAGCAGTCTTCTCAACTGTGACGCCGTTTCTTTTCGCATCGGACTGGATCTCGTATTTATTATTGCCGCTGGCGTTTACAGTCGGTCTATCGCGAATTTATCTTGGCGTGCATTACCCGTCGGACTGTATGGCCGGCTGCCTGATCGGTATGGCTACAGCCCTGCTGATCGTTATTGTCGCAGGGTAG